A stretch of the Desulfobacter sp. genome encodes the following:
- a CDS encoding GIY-YIG nuclease family protein has translation MNKEKKDWQVYLLECSDKSLYCGVTKDLDARIKTHNLGRASKYTRGRLPVTCVAQSPFMTKRQAFCLEYQTKRMPASKKIAHLIEEQKGRKNSGL, from the coding sequence ATGAACAAAGAAAAAAAAGACTGGCAGGTCTATCTGCTGGAATGCTCGGATAAAAGTTTGTATTGCGGGGTGACCAAAGACCTTGATGCCAGGATTAAAACCCACAACCTGGGACGGGCATCAAAGTATACCAGAGGCCGGCTGCCTGTGACCTGTGTGGCCCAAAGCCCTTTCATGACAAAGCGACAGGCCTTTTGTCTGGAATACCAAACCAAGCGCATGCCCGCCTCAAAAAAGATTGCCCATCTGATAGAGGAACAAAAAGGCCGGAAAAATTCCGGCCTTTAA